One Lacunisphaera limnophila DNA window includes the following coding sequences:
- a CDS encoding DNA-3-methyladenine glycosylase I encodes MKRCPWAEAELHHHYHDTEWGVPSHDDRHLFELILLEGAQAGLSWAAILHRREGYREALDGFDAATIARYDERKLARLLADPRIIRNRLKVQSTVINARAFLAIQAEFGSFDRYLWAFVDGRPVLNHRQTSAEVPTRTPLSDTLSRDLKTRGFKFVGTTICYAYLQATGLVNDHLVSCPRHAACAHLT; translated from the coding sequence ATGAAACGCTGTCCCTGGGCCGAGGCCGAGCTGCACCACCACTACCACGACACCGAGTGGGGCGTGCCGTCGCATGACGACCGCCATCTCTTCGAGCTGATCCTCCTTGAGGGCGCGCAGGCCGGCCTGAGCTGGGCCGCGATTCTGCACCGCCGCGAGGGCTACCGCGAAGCCTTGGATGGCTTCGATGCGGCCACCATCGCCCGCTACGACGAACGGAAACTGGCCCGCCTGCTGGCCGACCCGCGCATCATCCGCAACCGGCTCAAGGTGCAGTCCACGGTCATCAACGCCCGCGCCTTCCTCGCCATCCAGGCCGAGTTCGGCTCCTTCGACCGCTACCTCTGGGCTTTTGTCGACGGGCGACCCGTCCTGAACCACCGCCAGACCTCGGCGGAGGTACCAACCCGCACCCCGCTGTCCGACACCCTGAGCCGGGACCTGAAAACCCGCGGCTTCAAATTCGTCGGCACCACGATCTGTTACGCCTATCTGCAAGCCACCGGCCTGGTGAACGATCACCTCGTGTCCTGCCCGCGCCACGCCGCCTGCGCGCATCTAACTTGA
- a CDS encoding DUF3667 domain-containing protein codes for MSLDPEPPDPPELAVPPVDAAFAADQAAAHATGAAGHHGPFHTHCENCATPLAGPYCHHCGQHDFEFHRSFWHVFLEGLESFLHFDSKLFHTVATLCFRPGRLTAAFNAGKRASQMPPLRLYIFVSLVFFFLFFLDNHTPDQLVGGTGDAATPTRPADAAEIKQAWRDVGTALTGESGGKRTVDRVREAAEKTRVAAQVEPAPAADSTGAPGEPNGLKIRTVPIEDPDSPFLHWLQAQGQRASDPAQQRLMVDKFLHALPKMLLICLPIFALFTRVLFRRAGLVYLQHLVLALHFHTLIFLWAMLRDGWGFLADLASPSLAGLLRGVFNLWLFLYPFLMFRHLFAGSWVKTIIKTGLLAGLYACTLMLAAMVSGFIIFALL; via the coding sequence ATGTCCCTTGATCCCGAGCCGCCGGATCCGCCCGAGCTCGCCGTCCCCCCGGTCGACGCCGCTTTCGCCGCGGACCAGGCCGCGGCGCATGCCACCGGGGCGGCCGGCCACCACGGGCCGTTTCACACCCATTGCGAGAACTGCGCCACGCCGCTCGCCGGCCCTTACTGCCACCACTGCGGCCAGCACGACTTCGAGTTCCACCGCTCCTTCTGGCATGTCTTCCTCGAGGGCCTGGAAAGCTTCCTGCACTTCGACTCCAAGCTCTTCCACACCGTCGCCACGCTGTGCTTTCGCCCGGGGCGCCTGACCGCCGCGTTCAACGCCGGCAAACGCGCCTCCCAGATGCCGCCGCTGCGGCTCTACATCTTCGTCAGCCTCGTCTTCTTCTTCCTCTTTTTCCTCGATAACCACACCCCGGATCAGCTCGTAGGCGGGACCGGCGACGCCGCCACCCCCACGCGGCCCGCGGATGCGGCCGAGATCAAGCAGGCCTGGCGCGACGTGGGCACCGCCTTGACCGGCGAGTCCGGGGGCAAACGCACCGTCGATCGGGTACGCGAGGCCGCGGAGAAGACCCGCGTGGCCGCCCAAGTCGAACCCGCGCCCGCCGCCGATTCGACCGGGGCGCCCGGCGAGCCCAACGGCCTGAAGATCCGGACCGTCCCCATCGAGGACCCGGACTCCCCTTTTCTCCACTGGCTGCAGGCCCAGGGCCAGCGCGCGTCCGACCCGGCCCAGCAGCGCCTGATGGTCGACAAATTCCTGCACGCGCTGCCCAAGATGCTGCTCATCTGCCTGCCCATTTTCGCCCTCTTCACGCGCGTGCTGTTTCGCCGGGCCGGCCTCGTCTATCTCCAGCATCTCGTCCTCGCCCTGCATTTCCACACGCTCATCTTCCTTTGGGCCATGCTGCGGGATGGCTGGGGCTTTCTCGCCGATCTGGCCAGTCCCTCCCTGGCGGGCCTGCTGCGGGGCGTGTTCAACCTCTGGCTTTTTCTGTACCCCTTCCTGATGTTTCGCCACCTCTTCGCCGGCTCGTGGGTGAAGACGATCATCAAGACCGGCCTGCTGGCCGGACTGTACGCGTGCACGCTGATGCTGGCCGCGATGGTCAGCGGTTTCATCATCTTCGCGCTGCTCTGA
- a CDS encoding MBL fold metallo-hydrolase gives MNRREFLIRSGAAASLSLLGPGTILGQTPPTVPTAPPPPATAFKTLRRNVGIFTGQGGTIGWLVNADALAVVDTQFPATAEIFLRDLPGRDGRMIDTVINTHHHGDHVGGNPTLRPVTKSIVAHAHVPELMRARAAADQRVLDPALLPNLRFTDGFMQGFGDETISARYLGPAHTRGDIVVQFVEANVVHLGDLLFNRMYPVIDRPGGASIRAWVNVLEKIAAEYPRDAIYVFGHGQEKFGVTGTTADLLVFRDYLSALLIHVERGIAAGQAKAEIMQLENLPGFPDFHVPPGRGNRLPGNLAVAYDELTNA, from the coding sequence ATGAACCGCCGGGAATTCTTAATTCGTTCCGGGGCAGCGGCCTCGCTCAGCCTGTTGGGGCCGGGGACGATCCTGGGCCAGACCCCTCCGACCGTCCCGACCGCCCCGCCGCCACCGGCCACGGCGTTCAAGACCTTGCGGCGCAATGTTGGAATTTTCACGGGGCAGGGCGGCACTATCGGCTGGTTGGTGAATGCGGACGCGCTGGCGGTGGTGGACACGCAGTTTCCCGCGACGGCAGAGATTTTCCTGCGGGACCTGCCCGGGAGGGACGGCCGGATGATCGACACGGTGATCAATACCCACCACCACGGTGACCATGTGGGGGGCAATCCCACGTTGCGGCCCGTGACGAAATCCATCGTCGCCCATGCCCACGTCCCCGAGTTGATGCGGGCGCGGGCCGCCGCTGACCAGCGGGTGCTGGATCCGGCGCTGTTGCCGAACCTGCGTTTCACCGATGGATTCATGCAGGGGTTCGGCGACGAGACGATCAGCGCCCGGTATCTCGGACCCGCGCATACGCGGGGTGACATCGTGGTGCAGTTCGTGGAAGCGAACGTGGTGCACCTCGGCGACCTCCTGTTCAACCGCATGTACCCGGTGATCGACCGGCCCGGTGGCGCCAGCATCCGCGCGTGGGTCAATGTGCTGGAGAAGATCGCGGCGGAGTATCCCCGGGATGCGATCTATGTGTTCGGTCACGGTCAGGAGAAGTTCGGCGTGACCGGCACGACGGCGGACCTGTTGGTTTTCCGCGATTACCTCTCGGCCTTGCTGATCCATGTGGAGCGGGGGATCGCCGCCGGCCAGGCGAAGGCCGAGATCATGCAGTTGGAGAATCTCCCGGGTTTTCCCGACTTCCATGTGCCGCCCGGCCGGGGGAATCGCTTGCCGGGGAATCTGGCCGTGGCCTACGACGAGCTGACTAACGCATGA
- the malQ gene encoding 4-alpha-glucanotransferase, which translates to MPAPRKSAPSALPILSAAPAAPLFNWLQERSAGVLLHPTALPGNQGCGVLDQHAVRFLDFLQAAGCRSWQVCPLGPTGYGDSPYQCYSAFAGNPNLVDLAPLVRFGLLPASELTAFAALPVDHVDFEAIARLKPRLLQTAHALFRQKQPALPYGDYAAFCRREAHWLDNYAFFRALKDHFGGRPWWEWPAAERDHPRALKSPLRTKLAVETDAWRFGQYLFFGQWTQLRAAARDRGISIIGDLPIFVAGDSADAWAGPHLFELDPATLQPVAVAGVPPDYFSADGQMWGNPLYAWAAHRADGYAWWCARLRASLAQCDIVRIDHFRGFDAYWRIPLPAANARAGEWRPGPGLELFRAFQRALPGARIIAEDLGILTDSVNTLRDATGLPGMLVLQFAFGGDARNSYLPHQAPRNAVVYSGTHDNDTTVGWYRAASEHERDHVRRYLRVSGDDIAWDFIRACYASPARLAVVPLPDLFSLGSEARFNTPGVASGNWRWRVRADAIEKLFGGAAVYLRELAALYGR; encoded by the coding sequence GTGCCCGCACCGCGCAAATCCGCTCCCTCCGCCCTCCCGATCCTGTCCGCCGCGCCCGCGGCCCCGCTGTTCAACTGGCTGCAGGAGCGCAGCGCCGGCGTGCTGCTGCACCCCACCGCACTCCCCGGTAACCAGGGTTGCGGGGTGCTCGACCAGCACGCGGTCCGCTTCCTCGATTTCCTCCAGGCCGCCGGCTGCCGCTCCTGGCAGGTCTGCCCCCTCGGCCCCACCGGCTACGGCGACTCACCCTACCAGTGCTACTCCGCCTTCGCCGGCAACCCGAACCTCGTGGACCTGGCGCCGCTCGTGCGCTTCGGCCTCCTCCCCGCCAGCGAACTCACCGCCTTCGCCGCGCTGCCGGTCGATCACGTGGACTTCGAGGCGATCGCGCGCCTCAAGCCGCGCCTGCTGCAGACCGCCCACGCCCTCTTCCGGCAGAAACAGCCGGCCCTGCCCTACGGCGACTACGCGGCCTTCTGCCGGCGCGAGGCCCACTGGCTCGACAACTACGCCTTCTTCCGCGCCCTGAAGGATCACTTCGGCGGCCGCCCCTGGTGGGAATGGCCCGCCGCGGAACGCGATCACCCCCGCGCCCTGAAATCCCCGCTCCGCACGAAGCTCGCCGTCGAGACGGATGCCTGGCGCTTCGGCCAGTACCTCTTCTTCGGCCAGTGGACCCAGCTGCGCGCCGCCGCCCGCGACCGCGGCATCAGCATCATCGGCGACCTGCCGATCTTCGTTGCCGGCGACTCGGCCGATGCCTGGGCCGGTCCGCATCTCTTCGAGCTCGACCCCGCCACGCTGCAGCCGGTCGCGGTGGCCGGGGTCCCGCCGGATTATTTCTCGGCCGACGGCCAGATGTGGGGCAACCCGCTCTATGCTTGGGCCGCGCACCGCGCCGACGGCTACGCGTGGTGGTGCGCCCGCCTCCGCGCGTCGCTCGCCCAATGCGACATCGTCCGCATCGACCATTTCCGCGGCTTTGACGCCTACTGGCGCATCCCGCTGCCCGCCGCGAACGCCCGCGCGGGCGAATGGCGGCCCGGCCCGGGCCTCGAGCTCTTCCGCGCCTTCCAGCGGGCGCTGCCCGGCGCGCGCATCATCGCGGAGGATCTCGGCATCCTCACCGACTCCGTCAACACGCTGCGTGACGCCACCGGCCTGCCCGGCATGCTGGTCCTCCAGTTTGCGTTCGGCGGCGACGCGCGGAACTCCTACCTGCCGCACCAGGCCCCGCGCAACGCCGTCGTTTATTCCGGCACGCACGACAACGACACCACCGTCGGCTGGTATCGCGCCGCGTCCGAACACGAGCGCGATCACGTGCGCCGTTACCTGCGCGTGTCGGGCGACGACATCGCGTGGGACTTCATCCGCGCGTGCTACGCCAGTCCCGCGCGCCTCGCGGTCGTGCCGCTGCCGGATCTGTTTTCCCTCGGCAGCGAGGCGCGTTTCAACACGCCCGGCGTCGCGAGTGGCAACTGGCGCTGGCGCGTGCGCGCCGATGCGATCGAAAAACTTTTCGGCGGCGCCGCGGTTTATCTGCGCGAGCTCGCCGCGTTGTACGGCCGCTGA
- a CDS encoding DUF4097 family beta strand repeat-containing protein, translating to MKILSRSTLRLTSLLAAATLLLAPAVRAQDDEPAGATARVKFSDPAKPGTLRLILPWAEARITGTDGSEVVVTSSLDQKGRAEVDSDGFRRLDEDVTFELIEKDNIASISIAGDNLWATHGAEFEIQVPRNTNLVIRTEIGGDLDVEGVEGDLDISCMNGEVNLTDIASSAVVNSMNGEIRASFKHAPVKAVSLSSMNGEIDVHLPGDTKANLRMRTHNGSIRTNFPAGVLATKTENVSARTSIAADSREGQRELQRELAKLGREQAQLAKEAARAAVEEARLAMEVAVETRVETEVRAGAPVPPVPPVPPMPNFGGKSIVGTLNGGGVDIKLTSMNGTITLRAAK from the coding sequence ATGAAAATCTTGTCCCGCTCCACCCTCCGCCTGACCAGCCTGCTCGCCGCCGCGACCCTGCTGCTCGCGCCCGCCGTCCGCGCCCAGGACGACGAACCTGCCGGCGCCACCGCCCGCGTGAAGTTCTCCGATCCCGCCAAGCCCGGCACCCTCCGCCTCATCCTCCCCTGGGCCGAGGCCCGCATCACCGGCACCGATGGCTCCGAGGTCGTCGTCACCTCCTCGCTCGACCAGAAGGGCCGCGCCGAGGTGGACAGTGACGGCTTCCGCCGCCTCGACGAGGACGTGACCTTCGAACTCATCGAAAAGGACAACATCGCCTCCATCTCGATCGCCGGCGACAACCTGTGGGCCACCCACGGCGCCGAGTTCGAGATCCAGGTCCCGCGCAACACCAATCTCGTCATCCGCACCGAGATCGGCGGCGACCTCGATGTCGAGGGCGTCGAGGGCGACCTCGACATCAGCTGCATGAACGGTGAGGTCAACCTCACCGACATCGCCAGCTCCGCCGTGGTCAACAGCATGAACGGCGAGATCCGCGCCAGCTTCAAGCACGCCCCCGTCAAGGCCGTGTCCCTCTCCTCGATGAACGGCGAGATCGACGTCCATCTCCCCGGCGACACGAAGGCCAACCTCCGCATGCGCACCCACAACGGCTCCATCCGCACGAACTTCCCCGCCGGGGTGCTCGCAACCAAGACCGAGAACGTCTCTGCCCGTACCTCGATTGCGGCCGACAGCCGCGAGGGCCAGCGCGAGCTCCAGCGCGAGCTCGCCAAACTCGGGCGGGAACAGGCCCAGCTCGCCAAGGAGGCCGCCCGCGCCGCCGTCGAGGAGGCCCGGCTGGCGATGGAGGTGGCGGTCGAGACCCGGGTCGAGACCGAGGTCCGCGCCGGCGCCCCCGTGCCGCCGGTCCCCCCGGTGCCGCCCATGCCCAACTTCGGCGGCAAATCCATCGTCGGCACGCTCAACGGCGGCGGCGTCGACATCAAGCTGACCTCGATGAACGGCACGATCACGCTGCGCGCCGCCAAATAA
- a CDS encoding YebC/PmpR family DNA-binding transcriptional regulator has translation MGRQWLHAKRAIVNLKKGQVVGKLVKEITVAAKLGGGDPAGNARLFAALEKARKASVTRDVIERAIAKGAGTGGDKSSLDHVVYEGYAPHKVPVIVEVYTDNQQRTAPEIRVLFKKGVLGAAHSNKFLFDHVGMVEAHTAAPGTDLEGAAIEAGANDFSPLSHAENDDIPEGATGARFISDRTGVHAVATWLKEHGWSVVTAELGYLPKQFPELDDAGRAEVGEFLHELSEHDDVQRVWAAVK, from the coding sequence ATGGGACGTCAATGGCTTCACGCGAAACGCGCAATCGTCAACCTCAAGAAGGGCCAGGTGGTCGGCAAGCTGGTGAAGGAAATCACCGTGGCCGCGAAACTCGGCGGCGGTGATCCCGCGGGCAACGCGCGGCTGTTCGCCGCGCTCGAGAAGGCGCGCAAGGCCAGCGTCACCCGGGATGTCATCGAGCGGGCCATCGCCAAGGGCGCGGGCACGGGCGGGGACAAGAGCAGCCTCGACCACGTGGTGTACGAGGGCTACGCGCCGCACAAGGTGCCCGTGATCGTGGAAGTCTACACCGACAACCAGCAGCGCACGGCGCCCGAGATCCGGGTGTTGTTCAAGAAGGGCGTGCTGGGGGCCGCGCACAGCAACAAGTTTCTCTTCGACCATGTGGGCATGGTCGAGGCGCACACGGCGGCGCCCGGCACCGACCTGGAGGGCGCGGCGATCGAGGCCGGCGCCAATGATTTTTCGCCGCTCAGCCACGCGGAGAACGACGACATCCCCGAGGGGGCGACCGGCGCGCGCTTCATTTCCGACCGCACCGGCGTGCACGCCGTCGCCACCTGGCTCAAGGAGCACGGCTGGTCGGTGGTCACCGCCGAACTGGGTTACCTGCCGAAGCAGTTCCCCGAGCTGGACGACGCCGGCCGCGCGGAGGTGGGCGAATTCCTGCACGAGTTGTCGGAGCACGACGACGTGCAGCGCGTGTGGGCGGCGGTGAAGTAG
- a CDS encoding zf-HC2 domain-containing protein, with translation MNCQRVQDHFIDYQDGTLAAEDSAALRAHLASCPTCQREWSALQEITRKLEALPAAEEPSPRLREQFYAMLETHQREADSVSPFALARSRLDRFFAALLPSTPALQFAGALAALAVGVFTGARYLTPPPSAAAPVAVVDQAAQQKIADLEAQVKDMGSLVAASLLQQKSTSERITTMLATMDLKSPDRRVLTDVVSALALDPSVNVRLAAVEALTDHADQAVVRQGLLAALTRETAPLVQVAIIELLADVREFDAAPLFERLSRDEATDQNVRDSARRGLAVLRTPSPTDPLKNNNPSNPAPAVS, from the coding sequence ATGAACTGCCAACGCGTCCAGGACCACTTCATCGACTACCAGGACGGCACCCTCGCGGCCGAAGACTCCGCCGCCCTCCGCGCCCACCTCGCCTCCTGCCCCACCTGCCAGCGCGAGTGGTCCGCCCTCCAGGAAATCACCCGCAAGCTCGAAGCCCTCCCCGCCGCCGAGGAACCCTCGCCGCGCCTCCGCGAGCAGTTCTACGCCATGCTGGAGACGCACCAGCGGGAAGCCGACAGCGTCAGCCCCTTCGCCCTCGCCCGAAGCCGGCTCGACCGCTTTTTCGCCGCCCTCCTTCCGTCCACACCCGCCCTCCAATTCGCCGGCGCCCTCGCCGCGCTCGCGGTCGGGGTGTTCACCGGCGCGCGCTACCTCACCCCGCCGCCCTCGGCTGCCGCCCCGGTCGCCGTCGTGGACCAGGCCGCCCAGCAGAAGATCGCCGACCTCGAGGCCCAGGTGAAGGACATGGGCAGCCTCGTCGCCGCCTCCCTCCTCCAGCAGAAATCCACCAGCGAGCGCATCACCACCATGCTCGCCACCATGGACCTCAAGAGCCCCGACCGCCGCGTGCTTACCGATGTGGTCAGCGCCCTCGCCCTCGACCCGTCGGTCAACGTTCGCCTCGCCGCGGTCGAGGCCCTCACCGACCACGCCGACCAGGCCGTCGTGCGCCAGGGCCTGCTCGCCGCCCTCACCCGCGAGACCGCCCCGCTGGTCCAGGTCGCCATCATCGAACTGCTCGCTGACGTGCGGGAATTCGACGCCGCCCCCCTCTTCGAGCGCCTCAGTCGCGACGAGGCCACCGACCAGAACGTCCGCGACTCCGCCCGCCGCGGCCTCGCCGTCCTGCGCACCCCCTCACCCACTGACCCTCTCAAAAATAACAATCCGTCCAACCCCGCTCCCGCCGTCTCATGA
- a CDS encoding RNA polymerase sigma factor yields MFLASVTEFRVSSVASPVSLPVTVDADSDHELMIAVRAGEIRRLGELFERYHKPLYGFFVRLTNQPSASEDLVQIVFYRILKYRHTYRDEGKFSAWIYHLARKVAADHFRKHARTPTPADPTDFHDQPDQDPAPDTQAGTADDLALMRRALARVSHEHREVLVLARLQHLNHQEIARLLDCSVGAVKVRAHRALKELREVYFKIRKEQAA; encoded by the coding sequence ATGTTTCTCGCCTCCGTCACCGAATTCCGAGTTTCCTCCGTCGCCTCACCGGTTAGCCTGCCCGTCACCGTGGACGCCGACTCCGACCATGAACTCATGATTGCCGTGCGCGCGGGCGAGATCCGCCGCCTGGGCGAACTCTTCGAGCGCTACCACAAGCCGCTCTACGGCTTCTTCGTGCGCCTGACCAATCAGCCTTCCGCCAGTGAGGATCTCGTCCAGATCGTCTTCTACCGCATCCTGAAATACCGCCACACCTACCGCGACGAGGGCAAATTCTCCGCCTGGATCTACCACCTCGCCCGCAAGGTCGCCGCCGACCACTTCCGCAAGCACGCACGCACCCCGACCCCGGCTGATCCGACCGACTTCCACGACCAGCCTGACCAGGATCCCGCCCCCGACACCCAGGCCGGCACCGCCGACGACCTCGCGCTCATGCGCCGCGCCCTCGCCCGCGTCAGCCACGAACACCGCGAGGTCCTCGTCCTCGCGCGCCTCCAACACCTCAACCACCAGGAAATCGCCCGCCTCCTCGACTGCTCTGTCGGCGCCGTCAAGGTCCGCGCCCACCGCGCCCTCAAGGAACTCCGCGAGGTCTATTTCAAGATCCGCAAGGAACAGGCCGCCTGA
- a CDS encoding CAP domain-containing protein encodes MAVPMAAELTPEEFVRRPEVQARIDFAAFDPVLLNAAIFHETNRVRLQLGLPAFTHVPELDNAAELKAAIGVVQGELIHENPLPLTATPADRVRAVGLHYRQVAENLARLNGFDLPPGRTQVGVRTREGRQEYYHLDTKLPVVTRTYAGFAEEVVRSWMNSPPHRANIVNPELQSLGCATRPCRSVGSRHEQIYAVQVFFTPR; translated from the coding sequence ATGGCGGTCCCGATGGCGGCGGAGCTGACGCCGGAGGAATTCGTCCGGCGGCCCGAGGTGCAGGCCCGGATCGACTTTGCCGCGTTCGACCCGGTCCTCCTGAACGCGGCCATTTTCCACGAGACCAACCGGGTCCGGCTGCAGCTGGGTCTGCCGGCCTTCACGCATGTCCCGGAGTTGGACAATGCCGCCGAACTGAAGGCGGCAATCGGGGTGGTGCAGGGGGAGCTGATCCACGAGAATCCGCTGCCACTGACCGCGACCCCGGCCGACCGGGTGCGGGCCGTGGGTCTGCATTACCGGCAGGTGGCGGAAAACCTGGCGCGGCTGAACGGGTTCGATCTGCCGCCGGGCCGCACGCAGGTCGGGGTCAGGACGCGCGAGGGTCGCCAGGAATATTACCACCTCGACACGAAGTTGCCGGTGGTGACGCGCACCTATGCCGGTTTTGCCGAGGAGGTGGTGCGGTCCTGGATGAACTCACCACCGCATCGGGCGAACATCGTGAATCCCGAGCTGCAGTCCCTGGGCTGCGCCACCCGGCCCTGCCGCAGTGTGGGTTCCCGGCATGAGCAGATCTACGCCGTGCAGGTGTTTTTCACGCCGCGATAA
- a CDS encoding hybrid sensor histidine kinase/response regulator: MPVNHLQIILLLHAAFGGVFLFLHWQHPARFSRLLGQAWLLEAFRTALLLPEINGLGGWSHHWYTLSDATNLLATWWLLAGCADLARVRLPAWLGRVALGAGVPVILLFRYVLPDLVADRMGLPYLTAFRYCNITELVLLFVPVTAARVTVLVWFYRLWREERLPGAGIAIVFGVPYAVFALAVPLQMYFEYYPAWISFFWFARVLGFSLGLVMLVLSQQMAALRHSEHRLASAQASARLGSWDYDVAGGQAAWSVALFRLLGRDPAAGPLDWSGLTASLHPDDRAEFTRLADLARTELRPTAGEHRLLQPETPATWVECRHDPVTGPGGRLLRLTGTMQDITARKRAEARLREQAFIIDHAPFAIVITDLAHRITYANEGAARLQGLTRDQLLGRTAEQAFSPTAMAKIVAGREITLATGRWQGEVPLTTPDGSARIVEYYMSLIRDDRDRVIARLSIGVDVTEKKQIAEQLLRSQRMEHLGLLVAGIAHDLNNILSPSLLVAPFMRPLVTKPSEHAFLDSVERSAERGAALVKQIMLFAQGRGEGHIPVKPGSLARELVSLVRETFPRSLTFEEHIAADLWPVNANPTQLHQVLLNLLVNARDALNGHGVLTLRLTNRSLDDAAADRIAGARPGAYVCFEIGDTGPGIPPEVLPRIWEPFFTTKEPGKGTGLGLSTVRGIVSSHLGFCEVQTAPGEGTVFRVYLPAATAADDHTPRSAHPFLPRAHGELILVVDDEPGVRELLNAVLVNHGYQVLTARDGIEGINIFSAQQAQVALVITDMQMPHGRGDSFAGLLRLIRPDIRVLYISGLSAEESGRPPQAAGTEDPFLLKPFKPAVLLAAVHKLLHPDALVNP, encoded by the coding sequence ATGCCGGTCAATCACCTTCAGATTATCCTCCTGCTGCATGCCGCGTTTGGCGGCGTTTTTCTTTTCCTGCACTGGCAGCACCCCGCTCGGTTTTCCCGCCTCCTCGGCCAGGCCTGGCTCCTCGAGGCCTTCCGCACCGCCCTTCTCCTCCCGGAAATCAACGGTCTCGGCGGCTGGTCGCACCACTGGTACACCCTTTCCGACGCCACCAACCTGCTCGCGACCTGGTGGCTGCTGGCGGGCTGCGCCGATCTCGCCCGGGTGCGGCTGCCCGCCTGGCTCGGACGCGTGGCGCTGGGCGCCGGCGTGCCGGTCATCCTGCTGTTCCGCTACGTGCTGCCCGACCTCGTCGCGGACCGGATGGGTCTGCCCTACCTGACTGCCTTCCGGTACTGCAATATCACCGAACTGGTGCTGCTCTTTGTCCCGGTCACAGCCGCCCGCGTCACCGTGCTGGTCTGGTTCTACCGCCTCTGGCGCGAGGAGCGGCTCCCGGGCGCCGGGATCGCCATCGTGTTCGGCGTGCCCTACGCGGTGTTCGCCTTGGCGGTCCCGCTCCAGATGTACTTCGAGTATTACCCGGCCTGGATCTCGTTCTTCTGGTTCGCCCGCGTGCTCGGTTTTTCCCTCGGTCTCGTGATGCTTGTGCTCAGCCAGCAGATGGCCGCCCTGCGCCACAGCGAACACCGGCTGGCCTCCGCCCAGGCCAGCGCCCGCCTCGGCAGCTGGGACTACGATGTCGCCGGCGGCCAGGCCGCCTGGTCCGTCGCCCTCTTCCGCCTACTCGGCCGCGATCCCGCCGCCGGCCCGCTGGACTGGTCCGGCCTGACCGCCAGCCTGCATCCCGACGACCGCGCGGAATTCACCCGGCTCGCCGACCTCGCGCGCACCGAGCTGCGGCCCACCGCGGGTGAACACCGCCTGCTCCAGCCCGAAACCCCCGCAACCTGGGTCGAGTGCCGCCACGATCCCGTCACCGGGCCCGGGGGCCGCCTGCTGCGCCTGACCGGCACCATGCAGGATATCACCGCGCGCAAACGGGCCGAAGCCCGGCTCCGCGAACAGGCCTTCATCATCGACCACGCCCCGTTCGCCATCGTCATCACCGACCTGGCGCACCGCATCACCTACGCCAACGAGGGCGCGGCCCGGCTCCAGGGCCTGACCCGCGACCAGCTGCTCGGCCGGACCGCCGAACAGGCCTTCTCCCCCACCGCGATGGCCAAGATCGTCGCGGGCCGCGAGATCACGCTGGCCACCGGCCGCTGGCAGGGCGAGGTGCCGCTCACCACCCCCGACGGCTCGGCCCGCATCGTGGAATACTACATGAGCCTCATCCGCGACGACCGCGACCGCGTCATCGCCCGTCTCAGCATCGGGGTGGACGTCACCGAGAAGAAACAGATCGCCGAGCAGCTGCTCCGCTCGCAACGGATGGAGCATCTCGGGTTGCTCGTCGCGGGCATCGCCCACGACCTGAACAACATTCTCTCCCCCTCCCTCCTCGTCGCCCCTTTCATGCGCCCGCTCGTCACCAAACCCTCCGAACATGCCTTCCTCGACAGCGTCGAGCGCAGCGCCGAACGCGGTGCCGCGCTCGTCAAGCAGATCATGCTTTTCGCCCAGGGCCGCGGCGAGGGCCACATCCCGGTGAAGCCCGGCAGCCTCGCCCGCGAGCTGGTCAGCCTCGTCCGTGAGACCTTCCCCCGTTCCCTCACCTTCGAGGAGCACATCGCCGCCGACCTCTGGCCGGTGAACGCCAACCCCACGCAGCTGCACCAGGTGCTGCTCAATCTCCTGGTCAACGCCCGCGACGCGCTCAACGGCCACGGCGTGCTCACCCTGCGCCTGACCAACCGCTCGCTGGACGACGCCGCGGCCGACCGGATCGCGGGCGCCCGCCCCGGGGCCTACGTGTGCTTCGAGATCGGTGACACCGGACCCGGCATCCCACCCGAGGTGCTCCCGCGCATCTGGGAACCCTTCTTCACCACCAAGGAACCCGGCAAGGGCACCGGGCTGGGCCTTTCCACCGTGCGTGGCATCGTCAGCAGCCACCTCGGCTTCTGCGAGGTGCAGACCGCGCCCGGCGAAGGCACCGTCTTCCGCGTCTACCTGCCGGCCGCCACCGCCGCCGATGACCACACACCCCGGAGCGCCCACCCCTTCCTTCCCCGTGCCCACGGCGAGCTCATCCTCGTGGTCGACGACGAACCCGGCGTCCGCGAGCTGCTCAACGCCGTCCTGGTCAACCACGGCTACCAGGTCCTCACCGCGCGCGACGGCATCGAGGGCATCAACATCTTTTCCGCCCAGCAGGCCCAGGTCGCCCTCGTCATCACCGACATGCAGATGCCCCACGGCCGGGGCGATTCCTTCGCCGGCCTGCTCCGCCTCATCCGGCCCGACATCCGCGTCCTCTACATCAGCGGTCTGAGCGCCGAGGAATCCGGCCGGCCACCCCAGGCCGCCGGCACCGAGGATCCCTTCCTGCTCAAGCCCTTCAAGCCCGCCGTGCTGCTCGCGGCGGTCCACAAGTTGCTCCACCCCGACGCGCTGGTTAACCCCTGA